In Persephonella sp., a single window of DNA contains:
- the yajC gene encoding preprotein translocase subunit YajC: protein MSSIIGAVLWMVILIAIFYFLLYRPQQQQRKKHQEFINSLKKGDKVVTSGGIIGEIKGIDEKTVTLKVSEGTMIRVIKSAVSAPYEEEKKEN, encoded by the coding sequence ATGAGCAGTATTATAGGTGCTGTTTTGTGGATGGTGATTCTTATCGCCATATTTTATTTTCTTCTCTACAGACCACAGCAGCAGCAAAGAAAAAAGCATCAGGAGTTTATAAACTCTCTTAAAAAGGGGGATAAGGTGGTTACTTCAGGGGGAATTATAGGTGAGATCAAAGGAATAGATGAAAAAACCGTTACCCTGAAGGTATCTGAAGGAACTATGATCAGAGTTATCAAATCAGCTGTATCTGCCCCTTATGAAGAGGAAAAAAAGGAAAATTAA
- a CDS encoding DUF3015 family protein yields the protein MRKLLAAAMGVAIISLPSFAVNKENTGCGLGYMLFKDAPDSTLFEILAVTTNGTFGNQTFGITTGTLECKQPQKVVKNDKLFKFVSENMDQLASDIASGNGETLDTVAELMNIPEDKRAVFYSKLQENFDRIYSSEKVQSADVIDSIAQIAEEV from the coding sequence ATGAGAAAACTCCTGGCAGCAGCAATGGGCGTAGCTATTATCTCGCTACCTTCATTTGCTGTTAACAAAGAAAACACAGGTTGTGGTCTGGGTTACATGCTATTCAAAGATGCTCCAGACTCAACACTTTTTGAGATCCTTGCTGTTACAACTAACGGCACATTCGGTAACCAGACATTTGGTATCACAACAGGAACTCTTGAGTGTAAACAGCCTCAAAAAGTTGTCAAGAATGACAAGCTGTTCAAGTTCGTATCAGAAAATATGGATCAGCTTGCATCAGACATTGCATCTGGAAACGGAGAAACCCTTGATACAGTTGCAGAGCTTATGAACATACCTGAAGACAAAAGGGCTGTTTTTTACTCAAAACTGCAGGAAAACTTTGACAGAATATACTCATCAGAAAAAGTCCAGTCAGCTGATGTTATAGACTCAATAGCTCAGATAGCTGAGGAAGTTTAA